ACGAGAGCGCGGCCGCGCTCCGTCCGGCGCCGCCCGGGAAACGCCAGTGCCCTGCCAACCGCGCTAGCCGACCGACCGGTGATGCGCTAGGTTACATGTCACCCGCGCATCGCAGGTATGGAGTGGTGGGAAAGCGCTCATCAAAGGAAAAGGCTCGTGAGCACCGTCTGCGCCTACGCGCGGAGGGTTTGAGGCGCCTTCAGATCTGGGTTCCCGACGTCAGGTCGCCGGCGTTCAAGGCCGAAGCGCGCCGACAGTCAGCACTGGCTGCTCAAAGTCCGATGGCGAAGGAGGAACCGGACTTCGTCGACGCGCTCTCGGAATTCAACGAGTGACCAGAGGCGAGATCTGGACGGTCGCCGGTGGCAGTGACTACACAGGGAAGCCACGGCGCGCGCTCGTCCTTCAGGATGACAGCTTCGACGCACGGATTCGCTGACTGTCTGCCCCTTGACGACTGACCCCACTGACCTGCCCCTCTTTCGCATCCTGGTTGAACCGAACGACTCGAACGGCCTGTCAGCCGACTCACGCGTCATAGTCGATGAGATCACGACGGTCCGAAGGACGCGGCTGACCACGCGAATAGGCCGCCTTTCGGATACCGGCCTAATGCGAGTGGGCCGCGCGGTTGTCGTGTTCCTCGGCCTGGCTCAACCGTCCCGCGCGGACGCCTAACCGACGCGCTGGGAGTCTTGACCGTCCTCGGCGTCAGTCCCAGCCGCGCCACTCCGTCTTCGCCCGCCACTCGCGCGGGCCGCGGTGGGGGCCGTCGCGCTCGGGGTCGCGGTAGCCGACATAGACGATGCCGGCGATCTCGTCCGACGGCGAGAGGCCAAACCAGGCCTTAACGTAAGGGTCGAAGGCGCCGTCGCCCGTGCGCCACTGGGCGGCGAGTCCGAGGGCGTGGGCCGCGAGGAGCATGTTTTCGATCGCCGCGGCACTGGCCTCGAGGTCTTCGACGGGCAGGATCCGCTCGCCGCCCTTCTCCGTGACGTCGTGCTTCACGCCGACAACGATGAGTACCGGAGAACGCAAGGGCTTTGCGCGCTCGGCGGCGGCGAGCCCCTCGACCTTCTTCTGCTCCTCACCTGCCATGCGCCTGCGCAGGGCCTCCTCCAACACGGCGCCCATCTCCTCCCGCGCACGGCCAGCCACCACGAAGAAGCGCCAGGGCTGCGTCTCGTGATGGTTCGGGGCCTGGACGGCGGCGGCGAGAAGCTGCTCGATGAGTCCTCGCGGAGGCGTGTCCGGCAGGTGCTTGCCGATGCTGCGGCGGGTGTGGATGGCTTCGAGGGCGTCCATGCGTTAGTACAGGGTACAGAGTCCATGCCGTAGCGTCGCGTCAGCGCGCGCTGCTCCGCCAGCTCCCAAGCGTTGCCATGGCGCGTCGTTTCCCCGCCCCGGCACCAACGTTAGCTTCCACCGGCATGTTCGAACGCGGGAACACTCGGATGTCAGCGCCTGGGACTGGCCCTCCCGGCCCCGCCGGCCGACGTCCTGGGGATTCGGGTTCGGATGCCCGCCGCTCCCGGGCCGGCGGCCGGAGGTCCGCGCTAGGCCAGCAGCTCGAGCGGCGCGAATGACAGCAGCAGCTTCTTCACGCCCGCCTCTCCCTTGAACGCCACCACCACCTCCTGGTCCGTCCCCGAAGCAGTCGGGACGCACGACACCACGATTCCCTCGCCGAACTTCGCGTGTCGCACATGGTCCCCGGCCGAGAACGACCCCCCGTTCCCCCGCCGCCCCAGCGGCGCTGCCTCGCGCTCACGCCAGCCCGGCGGCATGTTCGACCCCACCCGCTCGCGCACCGCATCCAGCGTCCGCATCGGCCGCTGGTACGCTTGCTCGACGCCCTGGTGGGCGGCATGCACCAACTCCGGCGGCAGGTCCTTCAGGAACCGCGACGGCGGGTTGTGGCCGCCCTGCCCCATCAGAGAGCGCCTGAAAGCCCGGAGCAGGTACAACCTGTCCTTGGCCCGGGTCACGCCGACGTACGCCAGCCGCCGCTCCTCCTCCATCTGCGCCGGGTCATCGAAGCTGCGTATGTGGGGCAGGATGCCCTCCTCCATCCCCGTGATCATCACAACCGGGAACTCCAGCCCCTTGGCGGCGTGGAGCGTGATCAGCGTCACGGCGTCGACCTTGTCGTCGTACTCGTCCTGGTCGGACATCAGCGCCACGTCCTCCAGGAAGCGCATCAGCGCGTGCTCCGGCTCCAGCTCGTCGAACTGGGCCGCGACGTTCACCAGCTCCTGGACGTTCTCCCAGCGCTCCTCCGCGTCGCCTTCGAAGGCCGCGTACAGGTACTCGCGGTAATGGGTCTTCGCCAGCACGTGCTGCACCAGGCGCGACAGCGTCAGCACCGGCGCCTCGGTGATGATCTGCGCCATGAGGTCGACGAAGCCGACGAGCGCCGTCCGCGCCGTC
This genomic stretch from Dehalococcoidia bacterium harbors:
- a CDS encoding antitoxin MazE family protein, producing MSPAHRRYGVVGKRSSKEKAREHRLRLRAEGLRRLQIWVPDVRSPAFKAEARRQSALAAQSPMAKEEPDFVDALSEFNE
- a CDS encoding type II toxin-antitoxin system PemK/MazF family toxin → MTTDPTDLPLFRILVEPNDSNGLSADSRVIVDEITTVRRTRLTTRIGRLSDTGLMRVGRAVVVFLGLAQPSRADA
- a CDS encoding nitroreductase, whose protein sequence is MDALEAIHTRRSIGKHLPDTPPRGLIEQLLAAAVQAPNHHETQPWRFFVVAGRAREEMGAVLEEALRRRMAGEEQKKVEGLAAAERAKPLRSPVLIVVGVKHDVTEKGGERILPVEDLEASAAAIENMLLAAHALGLAAQWRTGDGAFDPYVKAWFGLSPSDEIAGIVYVGYRDPERDGPHRGPREWRAKTEWRGWD